In Hippoglossus hippoglossus isolate fHipHip1 chromosome 15, fHipHip1.pri, whole genome shotgun sequence, the genomic stretch tcccctggaaacattgctgttttcatgtgcatgtattttttctatttgcacgtgttttctatttacatgtgttttataattttcaGTGCGTTGATCTGTCTGGGCCACCGTACTTTacatccttcaaaataaaggtcctctcattgtgttgctgttgtgaaggAGAAGCCTCGTTGGCTGTTTTACGACATCCTGCCGTGTCGGTTTCCGGCAACATGGCATCCGGCTGTGCCGCGGTGTGatcctccctcctctgaccGCCTCTCTACCTTCATCATGGAACCGGACACCGGCAGCGCGAGGCCGGTGGCTCGGTAACGGAGGCTCGTGCATGTGTCGGTGAGGATGATTTGTTGTCGCGGGATCGCGGGTTTCCGCTGCGTGGTGTCCGCGCGCGGTGCGGTTGTGTTCGGACTCGAACCTGCGTCATGGCGGCTCTCGCGCTCACCTGTCACGGAGTGCGCGAGGCGGCCTCAGGTGAGCGGCGCGTGGCTCGTGAGGCTCCACGGGACGGACAGTCGCGCGAGCCGCTGGACCGGGCTCCTGCAGCCGGTAACACCGAGCGTCCGGTACCGGCCCGGGGCCCCGGGGCTCTACCGGGGAGGTCAGCAGAGGTCGGCGCTGATCTCCCGGTGCTCGGCGCCTCCTGAAGCCCGGGGGCTCTGCACCGGGAACGTGAAGGAGACACCGGGCAGCCCCCCCGCTGCGGACCGGCCCGAGGCCAGCACGGTACCGGGACAAGGACTGTTCAAGTTCAAACAGCTGGTGAGTCCCGGATCCCTGATGGACGTGCACCACACTGTAAATCAGCTGGTCCCGGTTCATGTGGATTCATGAGGGAAGGGTTCCTGTGGGGATTCAAGATCATTTATATGTTATTAATAATGTTTGTTAtgatttggacacacacacacgtgtatacaaataaaattgatttcAATATTGAATTGAGAAGAAGCTTTAAGAACTTTTAACAGGACATAAAAGTAAATAAGCTCTGCTACAAGTTAAAGCTtcgtattttatatttaatttaaagttagAATGAACTGAAAGCATCAACAGTTTAATTGCTGAGTCCTGTCTTCAGTCTAATGTTAAATAATAGTGTGTTATTACTGGAGCCTGAACCATGTTAATGAAGCTGATACAAACTACTGGGAATATTtggctattttttttaaacaaatcttgTTATGTTTCACTGAAATGTAATCTACAAATATGTTAGATATTGTTTAGTTTGCTGTTGGTAGTATCATTACTTCTAAAATAGTCTTGTAAGTAATTCTAGCTTGAACTGGCTTGTTCCAGACCTCTGGCTTTTTCAGATGaagactttaaataaatcaaattattaGTTTTCAGTAAATAAAACCATCCATTTCCTGCCGTTTGTCCCGGTGATGTTAAATGATCGTTTTGCGATATTATAGATATTGTTCATACTTTGGCTGATGTGACTGTGAACCACGTGTTgatgaagagaaaatgaaagtcTATAAATAAACTTGGTGGAAACTGCAGACTCCCCCAAACAATCCAAGTGTatgtaaacattaaaaagtaaagtattgCTGTCAACACTTTATTCTGAAAGGAAGCTGGCATATAGAGTAACATGTAGTTCATATACTTGAGTAAAGTTAATAAATAAGTTTGTAGATTCATCAGCTGATATCAGCCcttcataaaaaaacaagacagaaatgTGAGGGAATTCAGAAATAGTTGCTGTTACATAGTTTGTCCACTGGAGAGCGCTGACACGTTAGATTTTCACTtctgtgtcttgtgttttttattaattttttaaaCCAGCGGATCTATCATCAACATTTTCTAACTCTCAAATATCCATATTCCTGAAAAATCCAGTAACAAGTGTTTACATTGTTGTGTTCTATCTGAGCTTGTGTTGATCTGTAGTAACACACGTGTGTATTTCCCTGCAGTACGAGAACCCGTGGACGATCCCCaacctgttgtgtgtgtgtcgtatcCTGCTGGCGCCGTACCTGGGTCACCTGATCATCCAGCAGCACTTCCACCTCAGTCTGGCTCTGTTCACGCTGGCGGGAGCGACTGACCTGGTGAGatatttacagacacacacacacggctggtCCAGCACGAGGCTTCACGTCTGGACTCGGGTTTCCCTTTAGCAGCCAAATACATAGATGTTACTCTATTTTAAGTAAATATTCTGTAGAAACTTCTATACCCACATAAGaatcaaatcaatatttcttattgaattgttttcatctgtgtgatTCTCTCTCTACCTTTTAGTTGGACGGTTACATTGCCAGAACGTGGCCCACTCAGAAGTCGGCGTTGGGCAGCGCTCTCGACCCATTGGCTGACAAAATCCTCGTCAGTATTATCTACGTCAGTCTCACCTACGCTGACCTCATACCAGGTACTGGACTCAGTGTCTTACTCACTActtgttttattactttattaaatttaaaaaacagggTATCACAGGTTCCTGAAAGTGTAAAATCCAATAGTTTGACTTTTcggccttttttaaaaaatgtcttgaataCAAGTTTGACAGTTTTGCATTATGAAGTCACTCGTATGAGGTTTTGTTAACTTCAGTCtcactgtaaatgtgtttttgtcataaaaaatatcgtctccacacacacacacatgttacacTTGCTTGTACAGTTCTGTGTTGTCATTTTCAGTTTAATGTGAATAAATTGGACGTGAAATACATCTGAATATTCTGTCATACTGATCCTAATAACTCATATGtagctgtactttgtgtttttctatcttATTGCATTTCATTGGCAGTTGCAGTGATGGTAACTAAATGAATTGTCGttttcttttgtctcagctCCATTGACGGCTCTCGTGATTCTCAGAGACGTTGGTTTGATCGCTGCTGTTTTCTGGATCAGATACAAAACTGTTCCTCCGCCGGTGAGACGCGGGAAATTTCACTCTTAACTCACTTGGACAAGTTTctttaattgaatttgtttgtaccagactttttaaaagttctttacaaagttttatatatatatatatattttttttttacaggtgaCACTGGGTAAATTCTTTAACCCTTGCTACACAACAGCACAGCTCAAGCCCACACTTTTCAGCaaggtgagagacacacacacacacaaacacacacacacaatgaaccaCTCAGTGCTGTGAACTTTGAACATACTTTCTTTCTAACTCACTgtcaaaatgtttctttaagGTTCCAAGAATCTATTTTGATGCATTTGActatttagaatattttttgttttagctGCAAAAAGCTCCTGGTACATGTGTAACCAGTCTTTtattctgactgtgtgtgtctgtgtgtttgtgtgtctgtgtgttattgtgtgtctgtcaggtgaACACAGCCATTCAGCTCTTCCTGGTCGCATCTTCTCTGGCTGCTCCGGTCTTCCAGTACACAGACTGTGTCCTGCTGCAGTGCCTATGGTAAACCACcgtctgtgacacacacacacacactggagccCCTCCCCCGACCTTAATATCCATAATGTCCTGGTGGTTCCAACAAGAACATGTTTATTACGTGGAgggttttttaaatgcaaatggcTTCATCTCAGCCAAGCACGTAAATACTGTTTGTTCCAGCCGAGTGTTGAGGTTAAGTGCGCTGACTCATTTCAGactacgacacacacacacagagctgaagtAGAAATCAGAGTCGGGACAAACATTCTGCGATGTCACCGTGacacacatttttatacaaatCCACTTCAGCCGATTGTTGAACTCACTGACACCACTGACGTTTGTggttttttctacattttaactCATTTTCAACCTCTTTACTGTGAGAATCACACTTTTATGACACATTTGGTGGTGAAATTTATTACAAAACTGCAAAAGCTGAGTGTGGTGCATCAACGTGTGCTCTTATTGTGGAAATTCTCTCTGCTTTGGTAATGATAAAAGCTTTCAGTCATTGATTATAACTGAAATTAAATCTATACACGTGAAACACCATATATAAGCCTGCTTGTTAACTTTCCATTTAAATAATGCAGTAAATTCATCATTGAACATGGAAGGAAACACTATTTTATAATCCTGTTtttgatgaataaatgaaattaaatttttaaaaaagatttacaaAATTCCATCTCAGAACATTTaatatttgaccttttttgCAAAGCTGCTGAGAAATCGGTtcttgattattattttaacgtttttcatatatatttaaattgcaCAATTTAAAGTTCAGCAGTTAACACATTTGACAAATCAGTTTGAATGTGGAGGTTTCTGctggattttaaaaagtcaataatcatcatcattaaataGCCTGAATTAAGaatatgaaaaatgtctttttatgCGGCCtgcatagtttgtaatgtctctgtggATATTAAtacgctgtaataaaactacaacaaaGACCAGCGTGGATCTGATCACTGATTGTCTACAAGCCTTCGAGGCTCTTGAAGGTTATTTTCTTCTGATTCTTCATCTTGTCTTCAATTACCACTCTGATGTTCCTTCTGTCTGTCATGACACAGGTCTGGGATTTGATTGATTATGGTCTTTAAACGTCTTATCTTGTTTAAACCTGCATGAACCCTGGAATGAAGCTGTTGTTTTAtctacagtttgtgtttacattgcAGGTACGTGACGGCGGTGACGACAGCGGCGTCGGGCTACAGCTACTGGCATTACGGCCGCAAAACCGTCCAGGTGCTGAACACCAGGTCGCCGTGACGGCCGCGCCAGGAAACGGCCACGAGGCAGAACAAAAGCAGCGAGCAGCCGCTGCAGAGACTCTGATCGGCCGTGGCACAAGTCGGACAGACAGCTGGACGACTGCCAGGAGCACTGGAGCCAAGTCGCTGTGACAACCATTTACGAGTCGCCATGGGAACGACGCATGCAAACCGAGCGACGGTTGGAGACGGTtttactgcaacacacacactacaggagCACCACTGGAGCGGCTGTGGACACGAGACACAACCAGCAGAGACCGACGTCAACCATCCACATGGTTCACGTCAGCTCATCCAGcaagagcttttattttggtttctCAATCGGGAGCTGCAGTTTTCATCAGAGTCACATGATTGTCAGTTTTGTAAACctatgattaaaaacaataataataataatctctggtttttgtttctgtgtgggggggggggggggtttatgcATGTGACTGTTCTGCATCAGACACAATCGTTTATCTTATGAGACACAAATCTGACAGCAGATCCATTTGTAATCATCAGTCAGAGGATTATAACGCTTGTAGAGATAAGAAAAGCTGACCAGGACGAAACGGGACGAGCACATCCTCCTGATTCCACAACAATAATGTTAAGGCTTTGAAAAATTAATGCTAATACAGTTCAAAATTATCCTTTTAGCAAAATCatccacatttaaatgacaCTCATTAACTTGAATAGCGCCCAATAGAGctgttacctccgccaaggcccggTCGTCCTCTTCAATCCTGTCATGCTGCACTAAATTTAAAATCTCAGTACCCTAAAtaaacctgttttatttattattccctgggaaatctgaaaaatgtctCATATTGCGATCACTATTAATGTTTAAAGATCCAGATCTGTGCCATAATTGAATGTCCTGTCCTGAACCTCCTGCTTCCTGCCACCAGGCTTTGTGATGATCTGTGCAGTCGTTCTTTCAGAATCTtgtttgcaaacaaacagaaactaacAAATAAACCTCGTCTGAGCAATAAAACCCAGATGCTCCGATTGACCTTTTTTCCCAGAAGCCATGTTGACATAAGAGTTCAACACAGGTTTTTACTCGGCACATTAATGAAGGTTCTGTTCTTTAAAGGTCGAACGTTAACTAAAAGAATTAGTAACATCTGAGTTTACCAGCTATTTCTGCTGTGATAAATCTATTAAATGAtatgaaatgaatgtgaatcTGTCAGTTAATCTGTGTATTAATCAGTTTATTGTTTCAGTGACGCTGATGGTCTCCCACTCAGGTAAGAGAATCTTCTTCTTTCACTATTTAAAGAAGCTGACGAGCTGCGATGCTTCTTCCGAGCTCCTCCAGCCTCAGGATCAATAAGCTCAATAAGCCAGAGGTTACCTGGAGACTTTTGGGAGAACGTGAACGGAAACTACCGCCGACTCCGCTGCTTATTTCCCCCTGAAGACAACGACTGCGACGAGGGGAAACGAGGCAGCGTGACCTTTTCAACTCCTCCGTTTATTTCCCAGCGATTTGCCGCACCACTTGGGCGATGCTGCTTCATTAGCGACCGAGCGCCGATGACTGCCAGGCTTTGTGCGAGTTGTTTTCGTGGCCTTGTGTGGGACGTCtgctcattatctcctcactgAATCATTTAAAGAGTCTCATTTGGAACTGAGATCCCGTTCATCGGGAACAAATTGATACGCACGCTTATTAATCGACTGTTTAAATAAGTTTTTTTCTTAAGTCCATTAATTGATAAAGCAAAGTGGAAGTGTTTAAGTGCAGGATGAGGCCTCACAGGCTGCTCCTGTATGTGCTCGGGGAAAAGGTCTTTAATTTGTGATCTaatctctttcttcttttcactcCCACAGTGGTGAGCTGGTGACAAGTGGAACAAAACCCACAAAGAACTGATGAATCTTGAACATATCCCAAATTTGTTTATGGCAGGATTAGTAAGATTCATTATATTTTGTGGAATttagatgaaagaaaaacaaaccttttttatGAAGTAGTTCATTCCAACAGTCTCTTTACAtccaatcaaactgcaccaaattccacataCTCGTAGATATGAGTCCCCTGAATTTGCctgattcattttcatcaagatccatgaattattccctggaaaaatTGGTGAAAATATCCAAAAAGAAAGTCTGGATCCACTCCAAACATTAaggagttctttcttggcccaagTCTCATCCTGTCACTGAGTTCGGTGGAAATCCAGTCtgtggtttttgcgtaatcctgtttaaataaacaaaccaacaaaataatCTCCACTGAGGTAAATACGAAGCTGCTGTTACCCACAACTGTGGAAATTCCTCGTTCGCTCCTGGAGAAAATTCTTCCATACTCTCACATCACATTACGTTGTAGTAATTAGGAAACCACAGGTCTGTTCGTATTAATGTTCTTCTCTGGAATCTGGGTCCTCAGATCTGGAAACGACTCCCACTCGCCTCTTCACGTTTCAGTaaattgaatgaaaatgaagtgGAAGGGAAAACGGACACATTTCTATAAGCTCCGACCAGGATCATCAGTCCTTAGCATTCATAGTGCACAACATGGGAACCTGTAAATACCTCAAACAAGAAGTACTATGAAGTGATAGGCAGcagtgatttgatttaattatgCATGATGAAGAATAGCAATTCAATCTGCAGTTTCTTTGATATTACACTGATATTGTAATATAGTATTATTACTACATAGAGCAATAAAACCAATGattaagacttttaaaaatacttttagtttggtcttTTTCCACCATGACAAGAACACAGTTGTTTTCTAAACGAGACACAGAAACCTCGATTGATGACTTCCCCTGAAAACGTTTGTATTTAAAGGTTTCGATTATCTGCTGAATATCAGTGAATGACGTTGACAGTCAATGTtgcataatgtgtgtgtttttgtttcctctttcagtgACTGTTGGTTGTGTTAGTATcctaaaactgtgtgtgtgtcctttttcAACCCTGCAAAACAAAGACTCCAGAGACCAGCCTTGTTTTGAAGGAGACGAGAACATGGTTgttcttcttcagctgctgcaacAAGCGGTAGAAAGAATCCGTGTGATACAGTGATGCAGATGATTTAGTGTCAGAGGCGAGAGCAGCCGGGCCTTCACACTTCAGAGCCCGTCTCTCCAGAACCCACAGACCGGCTGAATCACACTAACAAGGACCAGCTCGGTATCTGACAGCAGAGTCAGTCCTgcaccgagagagagaggatcctGCTTCCATCACGTTGTTTGGAGAAACTCTTCTTTTTTGATACTGATCAGGAAATTAGATTGACTTTGAGGAGGCAGAACCAGCAGAACCAGGGTCAGAGctttatgtcagtgtgtgtgtggtcgtaCACAACATGAGGTGATGGATTCTATTACCTTTCTTTTTCCAGCTCACTCTGTGTTTCCCCAATTAACCTGAACCAATCTAATTTTAACCTCTGTTACCTGGTTACCTCCTCAGATTAGGTTATGTtgtcacccctgtccatttgttttcgTCGTTtgatggttggtttgtttgattttgtgaatatcgggggtcaaagttcaccaaagttgaactccaaCGCTGTTTCTTCGCCTCCTCGCTCTCACAGGTTGAAGGTGAACTGGAGGTTTGACGCTGCTACACTCGTGTATGTGTGACTGTTCACTTACGTAAATCCTACtcagaggatttcaacaaaaccaGGTGGAAAGAACTCGAACAATTTTAGCACAGGTGTCGACACAGGAGCGGATCCAGGGATTCTGTTTctactttctttaatattgtgggATAGCACATGACATTTCCAcagatttctcagggaataattcatgtgtCTTGTTGAACAATTGTTGATTAATTGATCAGGGTTGTCTAATGTATATTTCTGCCAGAGTGGAATACAACAGTGGAATCCACAGCTCTGAACAAGTATATTAACAAAACCTCTGTTTAATCCACAGTGTTGGAAACAGACACTTTCTCTTCAGTAGGAAGTCGTGAACCAGCCGTTTAAAATGTTTACAGGAAGTTCACGgtgctttttttgggggggggagacaaCTGCAATTAAAAGAAAGTGTTTGGAAAGGCTCtcatcaggggggggggggcggacgCTGCTGCCACAACATCCGGGTGGGGGTGACATTACAGCGAGTAAACACGTGGGCTTTTCCCATGTTGCAGCTCTTTTAAAACGAGGGTGTGACGGAACTCGTCGTAGGCACAGAGGCGCTCGGAGCTGCCAGAGGTTCTGAGCCAAACTTCACTTTAAACTTGACTGGTTATGAAACCCACTGATTCACAGTCCTTATAGTCCTTAGAGcaggcctacacacacacagcaccaaTACAAATCCATATGGGTGCActctccatgcacacacacacacacacgtacgtctTTTCTGGTCCTGAAATAGCTCTCAGCCTCCCACTCTCCCTTATATAAGCTGGCTCCCAGCACGGCGATCTGCTGGTGAAGACTAGGGtgtgtgcaactgtgtgtgtgtgagtgcatgtgcccgcttgtgtgtgtgtgtgtgtgtgtgtgtgcacgcgagcgcctctgtctgtgtgagtgccAGTGTGTGGGCAGTGGGAGTGTCTTGAGtcgtgcgtgtttgtgtgtaagcGTGTACGTTTGCATGTGAGGAAACATTTGTGTTCCTGCTGGTAATGAAGTGTATGCGGCAAATTAACCAAAAAACAGCCTCTTGGAGGAAAACTGAGCTGATCAGTGAAACACATTCACAGGTTAAAGTATTTAACAGAAATGAAGGCTTACATACTTTTATCATAGTATGTTTGTCCAtggcggcacggtggtgcagtggtttgctctgtcacctcacagcaagactGTTCCCTGTTCGGATCCCGACTCGAGGAAGCGAATGTTCTGCATGTtcgtgtgggttttctctgatGTCAGCTGATCGGCTCCCCCATCGCCCTCAGAAGAATGAGCTGTGTTtagaatggatggatggatatttatCTATAGCCTATGTATCATATCTTTATAATTGCattggaaaaacacacaatacacagaAAGTGCCACACGTCCAAAAACCTCTGTAACAGTAATTTTAGCATCTTGCATTTTGACCcatttttggtttttatttcgGAAAAGAGAATTGTTCtgcattttttaattttcaggTAAAAGCACATGAGTGAAAATACTATTTCCTGTACAACCACGTTTTATTTGAGCTCATTTGTGTTTCTCTTACTTCCACCGAGCGACTGCTGTGCATCGAAGCAGCTTCTTGCCTTTTCTCCTCATTCTTCCCTTTGTGTCTCCAGCATCGTTGTCtgaactgttgtgtgtttgcacgttGGCCTTGACTTCGGTGACCCTCTGTCTTCTTGCTGCGAGACAcacaacagtttgtgtgtttgtttgtagacAAAAAAAGGATCTGCTTCTAGTACACAAAACCTTAAGTGTCAAGCAAGGGacttgtattgtttatttttaatgcacAACCTGTGTGACATCCTGAGACAGACATACGACCCTAGTTGttattgtgatatttattttttcttctcactcATTAAATTAGTCTTAAATTATTCAGGTGGAAAAGAAATCCGGAGGAATCTTTGCCCCGAATCCTCGGCAGTCGGTACTTTGTGTTTCCCCCGTTCAGTGGACTTTCCTCCGCTAACTCAGAGGAAGAGGGTGAATCCCTCTGAGACCGAACCCTGCTGTGGGAGCTGCTCGCTGCCTCCGACTCATCTCAGCGTAACACCGAGAACACGAGATGTTGCTTCGCTGCCAGACATGGAGACATAGAATCCTTCCCCGGTGTTTACTGAAGCAAAGcacctgctgtgtttgtcctgtgggttttttttcctttcgAGACAGACAACAACTCTCACACTTTCAccttttggttttaattaaatgcTCATTTTGGATATTTAACTATATTTGGGTACTTGATAAATTTGGCTCCGACCAACAGTGCCAGGGATGAGCCGTCAGTATCATGGCAACATGAGTTTGCACTGGTCTTTTAGTGCACtacagtgtgagagtgtgtaggAGGCTGATGACGGGGGCCTTTAAAAGAATGTGTATCAAAGATATGCAGCATTACATCTGTGAGGCAGAAGGTCACAGGGTCGCGCTGGTGGAATACTGTGTGCTCTTCTGTCTTAAAAAGTAGAAATGTGGAAATCTATTGTGCTGCATGGAGCGTAAAGAGTTGTGCGGTTGGTTcacagtgtggtgtgtgttttgtgtctttttgcaAAAACACTACTGACACTTCAATTCGCTTTAAGTGAACaaaaaacaggacaaaagaaagaaaagtaaattattttattgctgcttctgcttctggaAAAAGAAATTGAATAACTATCACTGTAGGACGAGATGGTTCTGAAATGATTTGTCAGAATGAACAATAATTAGTTGATATTGacagtttgatttttttatcaAGCAAGAGCCAAAGTCAAATTTACAAGATATTAAGAGAATAATTTTGATtttatctcataattatgatttcttattattactttgatataaaattatcattttacacctaaaatgtgtaattttttGTCGTCAGCAAACGTCAATATCGGTATCGAGTATTTCTATTGTATCTTTTTTGCTCTGAAAACCTTGAACAACACATTTTGCAGAAAACAGCTGGATTCAAATCTGATCGTCAGACACAACACGCAGCGTCATGTCCTCGAACGTGTCTGCATCTTGTTCCTCtgattcatttcacacagacacacacacacagacacacacacaataagagAAACATCGCTCAGagcctcctgtgtgtgtttgttcttttacGATATTGTTCCAATATCCAGTTATTCAATCTCCACTGTCTCGCCCACTCTCGTCTTTCCTCTGTTGTAATCAGTTtgtaaacataaaaagaaaCGATGCCAGTCtggatattttaaaatgtggacgatcctgttcatgtgtgtgaagaGATCTCATTGGCACACGATGATATGATGGACAATCGTGATTTTCTTACTTTGGGGCTTCGGCTTGGAGAAGATATAATGATGGATTATGAACTTTGGGTTCAGGACCAAATTCAACATGACTCCACTTCctatatgttttattcttttcacCCGTGTTTCGTAGTTTCAACGGTGCCTGGTCCTGGAATCAACCCATTCAATTTAGTGCACTCTACCAAGAGCCATTCTggttattacctccgccaacgTAAAGTAATCcacaattagtttttttctgttagttagcaggattacgcaaaaactacacaaacataCTTACGACagaacttggtgggaggatgtgatgtggatcagggaagaaccaattcaatgttggtgcagatccggatccaggaatttgttttcacttgatttctccacattttcattgatgTCAAACAAAcgtatttaggggactgatgtgtgtgtttctatgtgatccaaataaaaatcatttaaacgtggtttcataatgGGACTGGGATGTCTTTGAATGTGTTATGATGTCGGGGAgagtcatccatccatcatctataccgcTTATTCTTTAAGGGTCATGGGGGGCCATCGGGCGGTTCACCTGTCGCTTATCATGAATTATCATGAGGTGGCTACTTctcaatacatttaaat encodes the following:
- the crls1 gene encoding cardiolipin synthase (CMP-forming), which encodes MICCRGIAGFRCVVSARGAVVFGLEPASWRLSRSPVTECARRPQVSGAWLVRLHGTDSRASRWTGLLQPVTPSVRYRPGAPGLYRGGQQRSALISRCSAPPEARGLCTGNVKETPGSPPAADRPEASTVPGQGLFKFKQLYENPWTIPNLLCVCRILLAPYLGHLIIQQHFHLSLALFTLAGATDLLDGYIARTWPTQKSALGSALDPLADKILVSIIYVSLTYADLIPAPLTALVILRDVGLIAAVFWIRYKTVPPPVTLGKFFNPCYTTAQLKPTLFSKVNTAIQLFLVASSLAAPVFQYTDCVLLQCLWYVTAVTTAASGYSYWHYGRKTVQVLNTRSP